A stretch of Mya arenaria isolate MELC-2E11 chromosome 14, ASM2691426v1 DNA encodes these proteins:
- the LOC128216415 gene encoding ras-related protein Rap-1b isoform X2, producing the protein MREYKLVVLGSGGVGKSALTVQFVQGIFVEKYDPTIEDSYRKQVEVDGQQCMLEILDTAGTEQFTAMRDLYMKNGQGFLLVYSITAQSTFNDLQDLREQILRVKDTDEVPMILVGNKCDLEDERVVGKDQGANLARSFNSEMCGFLETSAKAKINVNEIFFDLVRMINKKNPETTKRSKNKKGCVLV; encoded by the exons ATGAGGGAGTACAAACTTGTGGTGCTTGGTAGTGGTGGTGTCGGGAAGTCTGCATTG ACGGTACAGTTTGTGCAAGGAATATTTGTAGAAAAATATGACCCAACTATAGAGGACAGTTATCGAAAG CAAGTAGAGGTGGATGGGCAACAGTGCATGTTGGAAATTCTCGACACAGCCGGAACG GAACAATTCACAGCAATGAGAGATCTGTACATGAAGAACGGCCAGGGTTTTTTGCTAGTTTACTCAATCACTGCACAGTCAACGTTTAATGATCTTCAAGATTTACGAGAGCAGATTCTGCGAGTTAAAGACACAGATGAG GTGCCCATGATTCTGGTTGGCAACAAGTGTGACCTTGAGGATGAGAGGGTCGTTGGTAAGGACCAGGGGGCAAATCTGGCTCGCAGCTTCAACAGCGAGATGTGTGGTTTCCTGGAAACATCCGCCAAGGCCAAAATAAACGTCAATGAG atcTTTTTTGACTTGGTGCGAATGATCAACAAGAAGAATCCAGAGACGACCAAGCGCAGCAAAAATAAGAAGGGATGTGTTCTAGTATGA
- the LOC128216415 gene encoding ras-related protein Rap-1 isoform X1: MREYKLVVLGSGGVGKSALTVQFVQGIFVEKYDPTIEDSYRKQVEVDGQQCMLEILDTAGTEQFTAMRDLYMKNGQGFLLVYSITAQSTFNDLQDLREQILRVKDTDEVPMILVGNKCDLEDERVVGKDQGQSLSVQWASAFLETSAKAKINVNEIFNDLVRMINKKEPGNRKRPGNSSSSGCCCVML, encoded by the exons ATGAGGGAGTACAAACTTGTGGTGCTTGGTAGTGGTGGTGTCGGGAAGTCTGCATTG ACGGTACAGTTTGTGCAAGGAATATTTGTAGAAAAATATGACCCAACTATAGAGGACAGTTATCGAAAG CAAGTAGAGGTGGATGGGCAACAGTGCATGTTGGAAATTCTCGACACAGCCGGAACG GAACAATTCACAGCAATGAGAGATCTGTACATGAAGAACGGCCAGGGTTTTTTGCTAGTTTACTCAATCACTGCACAGTCAACGTTTAATGATCTTCAAGATTTACGAGAGCAGATTCTGCGAGTTAAAGACACAGATGAG GTCCCTATGATTCTGGTTGGCAACAAGTGTGACCTTGAGGATGAGAGGGTCGTAGGCAAGGACCAGGGCCAGAGTCTATCTGTGCAGTGGGCCAGTGCCTTCCTTGAGACATCTGCAAAggcgaaaataaatgttaatgag ATATTCAATGACCTAGTTAGGATGATCAACAAGAAAGAGCCAGGCAACAGAAAGCGGCCAGGCAATTCTAGCTCCTCTGGATGCTGTTGTGTGATGCTTTAA